A single window of Thermoanaerobaculia bacterium DNA harbors:
- a CDS encoding aspartyl protease family protein produces the protein MKRERILPAIVLSAAAALAAIARDAPKAPSPVELSSRWRKAIGNPRPGGTLHLVSRSTEDGIPGTVDEWISPDGDYRQATKREFDESEVVVTPGWAARRDWNGFVRDVEGRELERLRSRISEIAAIGFGPPELPPGATAKPSSNAGAIDLGITPPGGKEIVWRLDARTGLPIESVRPGDDTVIKTSWTDWVEMAGRRMPRSARVSETDRPEYSRALTAARVEEPPGGFARPVSGPSDVERDPPVPAVPFTFEASHIVLPVSVNGRPPIGFILDTGADQEVVNAARLSGFGLSVYARSATTGGGNSAEYDYAKDATLSLPGVRLVKQHVAVLEQTGLERALGVPIGGILGYDFISRFVLEIDYEKKTITLHDPATWTYSGSGAVVPLVFDGGIPFVDGTISAGGQEIPASFVMDFGAAETMTLTSPFVKAHRLDTLARNSTVNRPAGLEKQFFAQNNVRGRVDRLTLGGLVVESIPINMSVNTSGAYASQTFAGTVGETIYSRYHVFLDYARIRAIFEPTPAAREPFPDRRTYGLTLLASEPDLHTYTVAAVRAGSPAEKDDFRKGDAIVAWDGEPASKFTLSDLRDRFTRDGERHTVSLARGAATLEIAVNLRLVSIETN, from the coding sequence ATGAAACGCGAGAGGATCCTCCCGGCCATCGTTCTCTCGGCCGCCGCAGCACTCGCGGCAATTGCGCGGGACGCGCCGAAAGCCCCCTCCCCCGTGGAGCTCTCTTCGCGATGGCGAAAGGCCATCGGCAACCCGCGACCCGGTGGAACCCTGCACCTCGTCTCCCGCTCGACGGAGGATGGGATCCCGGGCACCGTGGACGAATGGATCTCTCCGGACGGCGACTACCGGCAGGCCACGAAGCGGGAATTCGACGAGAGCGAGGTCGTCGTCACGCCCGGATGGGCCGCGCGGCGGGACTGGAACGGATTCGTCCGAGACGTCGAAGGGCGCGAGCTCGAGCGGCTCCGCTCTCGGATTTCCGAAATCGCCGCGATCGGTTTCGGACCTCCGGAGCTTCCGCCGGGCGCAACCGCGAAACCCTCGTCGAACGCGGGCGCCATCGACCTGGGCATCACGCCTCCCGGTGGAAAGGAGATCGTGTGGCGCCTCGACGCGCGAACCGGTCTCCCGATCGAGTCCGTTCGCCCAGGCGACGACACCGTGATCAAGACCTCATGGACGGACTGGGTCGAGATGGCGGGCCGGCGGATGCCGCGGAGCGCCCGCGTCTCGGAGACCGACAGGCCCGAATACTCGCGCGCGCTGACGGCCGCCCGCGTCGAGGAGCCGCCGGGCGGCTTCGCGCGGCCGGTCTCCGGCCCTTCCGACGTCGAGCGCGATCCCCCGGTCCCGGCGGTCCCTTTCACGTTCGAGGCGAGCCACATCGTTCTTCCCGTCTCGGTCAACGGCCGGCCGCCGATCGGGTTCATCCTCGACACGGGCGCCGACCAGGAAGTCGTCAACGCGGCGCGCCTCTCCGGCTTCGGCCTGTCGGTCTACGCGAGGTCCGCCACGACGGGAGGCGGCAATTCCGCCGAATACGACTATGCGAAGGACGCCACCCTCTCGCTTCCGGGCGTCAGGCTCGTGAAACAGCACGTCGCGGTCCTCGAGCAGACCGGGCTCGAACGGGCGCTCGGCGTTCCGATCGGCGGCATCCTCGGCTACGACTTCATCAGCCGCTTCGTCCTGGAGATCGATTACGAGAAGAAGACGATCACGCTCCACGATCCCGCCACGTGGACCTACTCCGGGAGCGGCGCGGTCGTCCCTCTCGTCTTCGACGGCGGCATCCCTTTCGTGGACGGGACGATCTCGGCCGGCGGACAGGAAATCCCCGCATCCTTCGTCATGGACTTCGGCGCGGCGGAGACGATGACCCTGACTTCTCCGTTCGTGAAGGCGCATCGCCTCGACACGCTCGCCCGGAACTCGACGGTGAACCGTCCCGCCGGGCTCGAGAAGCAGTTCTTCGCCCAAAACAACGTGCGCGGCCGCGTCGACCGGCTGACGCTCGGCGGCCTCGTCGTCGAATCGATCCCGATCAACATGTCGGTGAACACCTCGGGTGCGTACGCGAGCCAGACTTTTGCGGGCACGGTCGGCGAGACCATCTACTCCCGGTACCACGTGTTCCTCGACTACGCCAGGATACGCGCGATCTTCGAGCCGACGCCCGCCGCCCGCGAGCCCTTCCCGGACCGCCGGACCTACGGCCTGACCCTCCTGGCCTCGGAGCCCGACCTCCACACGTACACGGTCGCGGCGGTGCGGGCGGGTTCCCCGGCCGAGAAAGACGATTTCCGCAAGGG